A window of Ictalurus furcatus strain D&B chromosome 18, Billie_1.0, whole genome shotgun sequence contains these coding sequences:
- the LOC128621961 gene encoding prenylcysteine oxidase-like encodes MSSAMLLFTSLAYLSVICAGPTRGDSSFTQLDGAPPSKIAVVGAGIGGTATAHFLRQHFGPEVRIDVFEKQEVGGRLATVTVNNQAYETGGSIIHSLNLHMQDFMKQLGLKYRKSVAGKMAVSNGKELVLEETDWYLLDLFRLWWRYGISFIRMQMWVEEIMEKFMRIYKYQAHGYAFSTVDELLNSLGGSGFLNMTRRSLSESLLELGVSQRFIDEVVAPIMWVNYGQNVSIPAFVGAVSLAGAQANLWAVEGGNKLVCSELLKLAKANLIRSQVTTVSLQPAGESYQYKLDYTTQAGIASDIYDIVIIASPLQQNVNSGISFLGFEPQLSEMTGSYHTMVASIVHGYLNCTYFGFPDPKLFPFTSVLTTEMADLFFNSVSSICPVNISTVFRRKQPHEAGVYKVFSPKPLEKDELKTLFKSYYSVQVTDWKAYPRYGSSQEMPPMILHDGLYYLNGIEWAASAMEMSSVAAKNIALLAYHRWTRQLEMIDQQDLMHKIKTEL; translated from the exons ATGTCCAGCGCCATGTTGTTGTTCACCTCATTAGCTTATCTCTCTGTAATATGCGCTGGCCCGACGCGCGGGGATTCAAGCTTTACGCAACTGGACGGCGCACCTCCTTCTAAAATCG ctgttGTTGGCGCTGGAATCGGCGGAACCGCGACAGCGCATTTCCTGCGGCAGCATTTTGGACCGGAAGTGCGCATTGACGTGTTCGAGAAGCAGGAGGTCGGTGGTCGCTTGGCAACCGTCACTGTTAACAACCAAGCCTACGAAACTGGCGGCTCCATCATCCATTCCCTCAACTTGCACATGCAGGACTTTATGAAACAGCTGG GGCTGAAATATCGAAAGAGTGTGGCAGGCAAGATGGCCGTGTCGAATGGTAAGGAGCTCGTTCTGGAAGAGACCGACTGGTACTTGCTCGACCTGTTCCGCCTGTGGTGGCGTTACGGCATCAGCTTTATCCGGATGCAAATGTGGGTTGAGGAGATCATGGAGAAGTTCATGAG AATCTATAAATACCAGGCTCACGGCTACGCATTCAGTACAGTGGATGAGTTGCTAAATTCGCTGGGCGGGTCAGGATTTCTCAACATGACCCGTCGCTCTCTGTCCGAGTCGCTGTTGGAGTTGGGTGTGTCTCAGCGGTTCATTGATGAAGTCGTGGCTCCGATCATGTGGGTCAACTACGGCCAGAATGTCAGTATTCCAGCCTTTGTCG gtgccgtttcaCTGGCTGGTGCACAAGCCAATCTGTGGGCAGTGGAAGGAGGGAATAAATTAGTTTGTTCTGAACTTCTAAAACTGGCAAAGGCCAACCTGATCCGTTCACAAGTTACCACCGTTTCCCTTCAGCCAGCAG GTGAATCCTACCAGTACAAGCTCGATTACACTACTCAAGCTGGGATTGCATCAGATATCTACGACATAGTTATCATAGCCAGTCCTCTCCAGCAAAATGTCAACTCAGGAATCTCTTTCCTAGGCTTCGAACCCCAGCTATCAGAGATGACCGGGTCTTACCACACAATGGTGGCCTCTATTGTCCATGGTTATCTCAACTGCACTTACTTTGGCTTCCCTGACCCCAAGCTTTTCCCCTTCACCAGTGTGCTGACCACAGAAATGGCTGATCTCTTTTTCAACAGCGTCTCTAGCATCTGCCCCGTCAACATCAGCACCGTCTTTCGTCGCAAACAGCCACACGAGGCCGGCGTCTACAAAGTCTTCTCCCCTAAACCACTGGAAAAGGATGAGCTAAAGACCCTTTTTAAGTCTTACtactctgtgcaggtcactgaTTGGAAGGCATACCCTCGATACGGAAGCTCTCAGGAGATGCCACCTATGATCCTGCATGACGGTCTTTATTACCTCAATGGAATTGAATGGGCAGCGAGTGCCATGGAGATGAGCTCTGTGGCTGCTAAGAACATTGCGCTTCTGGCTTACCATCGCTGGACCAGGCAGCTTGAGATGATTGACCAGCAGGACCTCATGCACAAGATCAAGACGGAACTGTGA